Part of the Vulgatibacter sp. genome is shown below.
CGCCGGTCCAGCAGGCGCCGGCCCCCGCTCCTGCTCCCGCGCCGGTCGTGTTCGACACCCGCCGCTGGGAGGAGGACGAGGACGAGGAGCCGCGCGCCTCCGCCCAGAGCGCGAAGCGCGGGCTGGTCAGCCTCGTGGTCACCGTGGTCGTGCTGGTGATCGGCCTCGGCGGCTGGTTCGGGTACACCCGCTGGCGGGCCGAGCGCGATCGCGAGATCGAGAAGCTCCTCACCAGGACCAACGACGAGATCCGCAAGGACACCTACGCCTCCTACAAGGACGCGAGCGAGGCCGCCGCGGAGATCCTCGAGCTCGAGCCAGACAACTACGTGGCCCACGCCTACCTGGCGTACATCGCCGCGCTGCGCTGGGGCGAGCAGGGCGAGGGCGACGATTTCAAGCGCCGCGCGCTGCAGCATCTCGAGGACGCCCGCGACGCCGGCGAGGACCACAGCCGTATCCTCGCCGCCGACGCCTACGTGCGCTTCTTCTCCGGCGAGGCGAAGCAGGCGGAGGAGGAGCTCGAGAAGGTCCTCTCCCAGCAGAAGTCCGGCCTGCTCTACACCACCCTCGGCATCATCCAGATGTGGAGCGGCGAGCTGGACAGGGCGGCGCTCAGCCTCAAGGAGGCGCAGAAGCTCGAGCCCAACAGCGTGCGCGTCCTCGCGGCGCTGGGCCAGCTCAACCGCCGTCGCGGCATGGACGGCGACGCCTGGACCCTCTACGACACCGCGCTGCGCATCGACAAGGAGCACGCCGACTCGCTCCTCGGCAAGGCGCTGCTCATCCTCGACGCCAACGAGGCCGACATGGCCCGCGCCGATCGCGACCGCCTCCTCGAGGAGGCCGGCGCGCAGATCGGCAAGGTCCTCGGCCTGCCCGACGGCGCGATCTCGGCCCGGCAGCTGGCGCTCGCGAAGTTCGCGAAGGCGCAGCTCCTCTTCGCGCAGGGCAAGCGCCCCGAGGGGCAGAAGCTCGAGGAGGAGGCCTTCACCCTCGATCCGAGCAACCCCGACACCCGCCTGATGCGGGGCCGGCGGCTGCTGCGCGACGGGGAGATCGATCGGGCCGTCGCGGAGATCCGCGAGGCGATCAAGATCGATGACCGCCGCGCCTCCTTCTACGTCGATCTCTCCAGGGCGCTCCTCGCGAAGCAGGGTGGGGCGAAGGAGGCGGTCTCCGCGCTCCAGACCGCCCTCGAGACCTTCCCGAAGAGCAGCCGGATCCACGTGCTCCTCGGCGACGCCTGGCGCGCCGTCCCCGACATCGACAAGGCCCGCGCCTCCTACGAGAAGGCGATCGAGGTCGACGGGGGCAAGATGCCCGAGGCCCGCGCCAAGCTCGGCCAGATCTGGCGGGAGAAGCGCGAGTTCGCCAAGGCCCGCGAGGAGCTCGAGAAGGCGCTGCAGGAGTTCGGCCTGGCGGCGACCGGCCCGAACCTCGCGCTCGCCCTCACCGAGCTGGGCCGCGTCCTCGAGGAGGGCCCCAGTCCCGACCTGACCGCGGCGTTCGAGCGCTACGCACGGGCGACCCGGATCTCCGAGACCTACGCGCCGCCCTACTACTTCCTCGGGCGGATGTCCGCAGCTGCGGGCCAGCGCGACCGCGACCAGCGCAAGCAGGCGGTCGACGCGCTGGAGATGTACCTGAAGCTCGATCCCCGCGGCAGCAACGCGGACGACGCCCGCACGCTGCTCGCGCGGATGCGCTGAGGTAGCAGCCAGCCCGGGCCTGCCGATGGGCGGGCCCGGGGCCTTCCGGGACCCGGAAAAGAAAAGCGGCCGAGGCAGCACCGGAAGGTGCGCATCGGCCGCTCGTCGTTTCGGTGCCGAAAGAACCCGGGCTCAGAAGTCCTCGTCGGACTCCTCTTCGTCGCCGCCGAGGTCTTCTTCCTCGTCGCTCTCGAAGCCCTCGTCCTCCTCGACACCCTCCTCGCGCTCCTCGGATTCCTCCTGGTTGCGGGGCTTGGGCGCCGCTGCAGCCGCCGCGGCAGCTGCCTTCTTCGACACCTTGGGCGGCTCCTTGAGAGCCGGGCTCTCGCGCTGATCCGCGCCGCACTTCGGGCAGATCGGAGCGGGCTTCTTCAAGTCGTAGAACTTGGTCTCGCACTTCCAACAGCTGTGCCGGGTGCCGAGATCTCTCGCTGGGCTCATGGATGGCTTCCCCTGCGTGCGCGCACGAAAAGTCGGTGTGGCCGCTTACGGCACGGGATCCAACAAGTCAAGGACAACCCCTCCTCCCCGGCGGCGCTTCGTGTACTATCCGCGCCATGCGTTTTGCCTGTGAGTCCTGCCTGACGCGCTACACCCTGGCCGACGAGAAGGTGCAGGGTCGGGTCCTCAAGATCCGCTGCAAGAATTGCGGCACCGTGATGGTGGTGCGCGATCCGGCCCTTGCCCAGCCCGAGCCCGCGACCTTCGGCGACGAGGCCACCCGGACCCTCTCCGCCTCGGAGGCGATGCGGCTGGCGGCTGCAGCAGGCGCCGCTGCGCCCAGCGCCTTCGACCAGGTCGGCGGCCCGCCGGCGGAGCCTGCTTGGGACGAGCAGGCCACCCGGACCATGGACGCCGCCGAGGCGCAGCGTCTCGCCAGGGCCGAGGAGCCCGGCGCCGAATGGTACGCGATGCGCAACGGCGAGCAGCTCGGGCCGATGTCCCGGGACGAGCTCGCGATGGAGCTCGCGAGCGGCGGCCTCACCGCGCGCAACTACGTCTGGCGCGAGGGGATGGGAGATTGGCAGCGGCTCGAGGGCGTCGACGAGCTGGTTGCGCTCCTCCCCGCAGCGACGGCACCTGCCGCGGCGCTGCCCGTCGCCGCGGAGGAGCCGCCGGTGGAGGAGGCGCCGCCGGTGGAGGAGGGGCCGCTCGATCCCGCGGCGCTCTTCTCCGGCAACGAGACCGAGTCGACGCCGGCGGAGCCCACCCCTGCAGTCCCAGCGCCCGCGGCGGCCCCGAAGCCGAGTGCCCCAGCGGCGCCGGGCTGGACCATGGCCGACGCCGGCGCCCCGCGCGCAGCGCCGGGCCGGGCAGCGACCGCCACCGCGCCGGCGAAGGAGGGCACCGGCTCCAGCCGCGTGGTGCGCCTCGTCGCCGCCGGCGTGATTCTCGCTGCGCTCTTCGCCGCGGCCGCCTTCTTCCTGCTGCCGGCTGCGCCTGCGTCTGCGCCGGCGCCTTCGGAGGCCACCGGCGCGGCGGCGACGGGAAGCGGCCCGGTGCGGCTCGGCGCGATCGACCTGCCCGCCGGCGCCTCCCTCGCCGGCAACGCGGTGCGCTCCGCCCTGGCCACCCGCCTGCCGGGCTACTCGCGCTGCGTGCTCGATCACACCTCCACCGGCAACCGCCCCGGCAGCGTCACCGTCCGTGCGGTGGTGGCGCCCACCGGCGTGGTCACCACCGCCTCGGTCGCCGACGGCGGCGGGGAGCTCGGTGTCTGCCTCGCCGATCGCACCCGCGACGTCCGCTTCCCCGCCTTCGAGGGCGAGCCCCTCGAGCTCACGGTGCCGCTCGTCATCGCCGGCAAGTGACGCTTCGCGAGGCGCTGGCGCATCGGGCGAGCAGGGCTACCTGAACCCCGCGCGGCGCGGCGGATGGCAGCCCCGTGGTCATCTTGCACCGCGTCATGCCCGCCCTTAGGATGCGCCCCCTCATGCCCGAAGATCTCCAGCACCTCGTCGAGCTCGTCGCCGAGCGGATCCGCGCGTTTCCCGCAGCGGCAGCCCCGCGGCGCGTGCAGCGCCCGCTCCCGACCAACCCCCGGGAGATCGCCCCCTTCATCGACCACACCCTGCTGCGCGCCGACGCCACCGCGGCGGAGGTGGAGACGCTCTGCGCCGAGGCGGCGCGGCACGGCTTCGCCACCGTCTGCGTCAACGGCTCGCAGGTGGAGCGCGCCGCCAGGGCCCTCGCCGGCAGCGAGGTGAAGCCGATCGCCGTGGTGGGCTTTCCCCTGGGGGCCATGACCCCGGAGGCCAAGGCCTTCGAGACCGCGGACGCGGTGCGGCGGGGCGCCCGCGAGATCGACATGGTGGTCCACGTCGGCGCGCTCAAATCCCGGGACTACGCCACCGTCCACCGCGACATCGCGGCGGTGGTGGCAGCGGCGCGGCCCTGGCCGGTGAAGGTGATCCTCGAGACCTCGCTCCTCGACGACGAGCAGAAGCTCCTGGCCTGCGCCCTCTCCAAGGCTGCAGGCGCCGCCTTCGTGAAGACCTCCACGGGCTTCGGCGGCGGCGGCGCCACCGAGGCGGACGTGGCGCTGCTGCGCAGGGCGGTCGGCGACGACCTCGGCGTCAAGGCCTCCGGCGGCGTCCGCACCGCCGAGGATGCGATGCGGATGCTCCGCGCCGGCGCCGACCGGATCGGCGCCTCGGCGTCGGTGGCGATCGTCGAGGGAACGCTGCCCGAGGGCGGCGGTTACTGACGGGCAAACGCCGGAAATGAAGCCGGACGCCGGGCCGTTCGGCACGAAAGCAGCCCGCCGAGCGATCGATCGGCGCGCCTCCCGACATGGGCAGGTGTGCCGTTGAGCGGCAAGGCCCTGCGTGGTACCCGAGGAGCGATGCGCGCCTACGAGCTGATCAAGCGGAAGAGGGACGGCGGTCGGCTCGAGCCTGCCGAGATCGCCTCCTTCATCGCGGCCTATACGAGCGGCGAGGTTCCCGACTACCAGGCGGCGGCGATGGCGATGGCCATCTTCTTCCGCGGCCTGGACGAGGCGGAGCTCGGCGCCTGGACCCGCGCCATGCTCGAGAGCGGCGACGTCCTCGATCTCTCCGATATCCCGGGCGTGAAGGTGGACAAGCACTCCACCGGCGGCGTCGGCGACAAGATCTCCATCCCCCTGGTGCCGCTGGTCGTCGCCTGCGGGGTGAAGGTGCCGATGATGGCGGGGCGCGGCCTCGGCCACACCGGCGGCACCATCGACAAGCTGGAATCGATCAGCGGCTTCCGGGTCGACGTGGGCGTTGAGGAGTTCCGCCGGCTCGTCCGCGAGATCGGCGTCGGGCTCATCGGCCAGACCGAGCGCCTCGCCCCTGCGGATCGCAAGCTCTACGCCCTGCGCGACGCCACCGCGACGGTGGAGTCGATCCCGCTCATCGCCTCCTCGATCATGTCCAAGAAGCTGGCGGAAGGCGCCGACGCCCTCGTCCTCGACGTGAAGGTGGGGCAGGGCGCCTTCATGAAGACGCAGGATCAGGCCCGCCTGCTCGCGCAGACCATGGTCGGCATCGGCAAGGAGATGGGCCGGCAGGTGGTGGCCCGCCTCACCGACATGCACGAGCCCCTGGGCACCACGGTGGGCAACGCCCTCGAGATCATGGAGTCGATCGAGATCCTCCGGGGCAGCGGCCCGAAGGACACCACCGCGCTCACCCTCGAGCTCGGCGCGGAGATGCTCGTTCTGGCCGGGGTTGCCGAGGATTTCGACGACGCCCGCGAGAGGCTGCGGGCCGCCGTCGCCGACGGCAGCGGCCTCGCCGCCTTCCGCCGGATGGTCGAGGCGCAGGGGGGCGACCCCGGGCAGATCGACGACCCGACGCGCCTGCCGAGGGCACCGCACGTCGTGGAGATCCCCTCGCCGCACGCCGGCTTCGTCTCCGACATCCGCGCCGAGGAGATCGGCCACGCAGCCGTGATGC
Proteins encoded:
- a CDS encoding tetratricopeptide repeat protein is translated as MADKNSAPKPTPAELAALEHAFASDPASDAHLALADAYLSMGRFMEAMVVAKKGVRAHPDKPEGRVLLARVYAAQNKDKKALDEIKPALEIEPAHEAALRLAVDLFVRGGDRPAAEIAVRVAADAAPGDAAVAAIAAEYDLPLPQAPVVEEPPAPAPEPVAAAPAESTPAAPPVLAPVLAPVSAAPPVLPPQEAPAAPPVEVVKFAAPAPAPVQQAPAPAPAPAPVVFDTRRWEEDEDEEPRASAQSAKRGLVSLVVTVVVLVIGLGGWFGYTRWRAERDREIEKLLTRTNDEIRKDTYASYKDASEAAAEILELEPDNYVAHAYLAYIAALRWGEQGEGDDFKRRALQHLEDARDAGEDHSRILAADAYVRFFSGEAKQAEEELEKVLSQQKSGLLYTTLGIIQMWSGELDRAALSLKEAQKLEPNSVRVLAALGQLNRRRGMDGDAWTLYDTALRIDKEHADSLLGKALLILDANEADMARADRDRLLEEAGAQIGKVLGLPDGAISARQLALAKFAKAQLLFAQGKRPEGQKLEEEAFTLDPSNPDTRLMRGRRLLRDGEIDRAVAEIREAIKIDDRRASFYVDLSRALLAKQGGAKEAVSALQTALETFPKSSRIHVLLGDAWRAVPDIDKARASYEKAIEVDGGKMPEARAKLGQIWREKREFAKAREELEKALQEFGLAATGPNLALALTELGRVLEEGPSPDLTAAFERYARATRISETYAPPYYFLGRMSAAAGQRDRDQRKQAVDALEMYLKLDPRGSNADDARTLLARMR
- a CDS encoding FYDLN acid domain-containing protein, with amino-acid sequence MSPARDLGTRHSCWKCETKFYDLKKPAPICPKCGADQRESPALKEPPKVSKKAAAAAAAAAPKPRNQEESEEREEGVEEDEGFESDEEEDLGGDEEESDEDF
- the deoC gene encoding deoxyribose-phosphate aldolase; translated protein: MPEDLQHLVELVAERIRAFPAAAAPRRVQRPLPTNPREIAPFIDHTLLRADATAAEVETLCAEAARHGFATVCVNGSQVERAARALAGSEVKPIAVVGFPLGAMTPEAKAFETADAVRRGAREIDMVVHVGALKSRDYATVHRDIAAVVAAARPWPVKVILETSLLDDEQKLLACALSKAAGAAFVKTSTGFGGGGATEADVALLRRAVGDDLGVKASGGVRTAEDAMRMLRAGADRIGASASVAIVEGTLPEGGGY
- a CDS encoding GYF domain-containing protein translates to MRFACESCLTRYTLADEKVQGRVLKIRCKNCGTVMVVRDPALAQPEPATFGDEATRTLSASEAMRLAAAAGAAAPSAFDQVGGPPAEPAWDEQATRTMDAAEAQRLARAEEPGAEWYAMRNGEQLGPMSRDELAMELASGGLTARNYVWREGMGDWQRLEGVDELVALLPAATAPAAALPVAAEEPPVEEAPPVEEGPLDPAALFSGNETESTPAEPTPAVPAPAAAPKPSAPAAPGWTMADAGAPRAAPGRAATATAPAKEGTGSSRVVRLVAAGVILAALFAAAAFFLLPAAPASAPAPSEATGAAATGSGPVRLGAIDLPAGASLAGNAVRSALATRLPGYSRCVLDHTSTGNRPGSVTVRAVVAPTGVVTTASVADGGGELGVCLADRTRDVRFPAFEGEPLELTVPLVIAGK
- a CDS encoding thymidine phosphorylase yields the protein MRAYELIKRKRDGGRLEPAEIASFIAAYTSGEVPDYQAAAMAMAIFFRGLDEAELGAWTRAMLESGDVLDLSDIPGVKVDKHSTGGVGDKISIPLVPLVVACGVKVPMMAGRGLGHTGGTIDKLESISGFRVDVGVEEFRRLVREIGVGLIGQTERLAPADRKLYALRDATATVESIPLIASSIMSKKLAEGADALVLDVKVGQGAFMKTQDQARLLAQTMVGIGKEMGRQVVARLTDMHEPLGTTVGNALEIMESIEILRGSGPKDTTALTLELGAEMLVLAGVAEDFDDARERLRAAVADGSGLAAFRRMVEAQGGDPGQIDDPTRLPRAPHVVEIPSPHAGFVSDIRAEEIGHAAVMLGAGRARKEDAIDLAVGFVLRKKMGDRVERGEAIALAHVRDPEKAKPALSRFAAAYDFAGEPPAPRPLFLERIA